From the Halomonas meridiana genome, one window contains:
- a CDS encoding ERF family protein, with amino-acid sequence MAQRTHVVNASSQKGPVPSIQADANAQHSPNSAALEAHPTADSTAIIQVIERAALNPDVDIDKMERLLQMQERVMDRQAMMAYSAAMAAMQTELPSIEERGQTNNGCYATLEDIVDTVRPILQKHGFAVSFRIQTQERGIQVTGVLMHKDGHREETSMLLPADMSGNKNAVQAFGSSTSYGKRYVLCALLNITTRGQDDNGQTSTRAAVKRVTAFQAGQIQRLISQCPATTQEWFSGKYGVAVQVPQADFDKLRASLTKRAVK; translated from the coding sequence ATGGCACAGCGTACTCATGTAGTAAATGCGTCTTCCCAAAAAGGCCCAGTACCTTCCATTCAAGCAGACGCCAACGCTCAGCACTCCCCAAACTCAGCGGCGCTAGAAGCGCATCCGACGGCTGATAGTACAGCCATTATCCAAGTGATCGAGCGCGCGGCGCTTAACCCGGATGTCGATATCGACAAGATGGAGCGCCTGCTGCAAATGCAGGAGCGCGTGATGGACCGCCAGGCCATGATGGCCTACAGCGCTGCTATGGCAGCGATGCAGACCGAGTTGCCCAGCATTGAAGAGCGTGGCCAAACCAATAACGGCTGCTATGCCACGCTGGAAGACATTGTCGATACCGTGAGGCCCATCCTGCAAAAACACGGCTTCGCAGTGAGCTTCCGTATTCAGACACAGGAACGCGGCATTCAAGTGACGGGCGTGCTGATGCACAAGGACGGCCACCGGGAAGAGACCAGCATGCTGCTGCCTGCAGACATGAGCGGTAACAAAAACGCGGTCCAGGCCTTTGGTTCGTCCACCAGCTACGGCAAGCGCTACGTACTGTGCGCCTTGCTCAACATCACCACACGCGGGCAAGACGATAATGGTCAGACCAGCACACGAGCAGCTGTAAAGAGGGTTACGGCCTTTCAAGCGGGGCAGATTCAGCGTTTGATCAGCCAATGCCCAGCCACTACCCAAGAGTGGTTCAGCGGCAAATACGGCGTTGCGGTTCAGGTGCCTCAGGCAGATTTCGACAAGCTCCGCGCATCCCTCACCAAGCGAGCCGTGAAATAG
- a CDS encoding lambda exonuclease family protein has protein sequence MKILTMPQGSPEWLAARLGRVTMSELKALLVNGKGPGGLGTGAITYMHQLIGERMTGELAEPFQGNAHTKRGQELESVARSLYRDMTGAPKPKEVGLILNHNVGYSPDSLIGKNGLLEIKTKLPKFQIEVLLSGEIPDEHVPQCQGGLWVSEREWIDFVSYWPGMPLFVKRAYRDEALIRTIAERVDAFHEEMERRISQVMAA, from the coding sequence ATGAAGATACTCACCATGCCACAAGGGTCGCCCGAGTGGCTGGCGGCGCGTCTTGGGCGCGTCACCATGTCAGAACTCAAGGCGCTGCTGGTGAATGGTAAAGGCCCCGGTGGGTTAGGGACTGGAGCCATTACCTACATGCATCAGTTGATCGGCGAGCGCATGACCGGTGAGCTGGCCGAGCCGTTTCAAGGCAATGCCCACACCAAGCGGGGGCAGGAGCTAGAGAGCGTCGCCCGCTCGCTGTATCGCGATATGACCGGCGCACCGAAGCCTAAAGAAGTGGGCCTGATCCTCAACCACAACGTAGGCTACTCACCGGATAGCTTGATTGGCAAAAACGGCCTGTTGGAGATCAAGACCAAGCTGCCCAAGTTCCAGATTGAGGTGCTGCTCAGTGGGGAAATACCCGACGAACACGTGCCCCAATGCCAGGGTGGGCTCTGGGTCAGTGAACGGGAGTGGATCGACTTTGTGAGCTACTGGCCGGGTATGCCGCTGTTTGTGAAGCGTGCTTACCGAGACGAGGCTCTGATCCGCACAATTGCCGAGCGTGTTGATGCCTTTCATGAAGAGATGGAGCGGCGTATCAGCCAAGTGATGGCGGCGTGA